A part of Oceanivirga salmonicida genomic DNA contains:
- a CDS encoding LacI family DNA-binding transcriptional regulator, whose product MSEVTIKDVAKLARVSKATVSRVVSKSHLVSDETREKVERAIEELNYIPNSVAQSLSKSSSRILGIVLNSDDINPLLNNTFFGEVLNDISTYLIENNYYSLYIHCENSEKEKEYIDFLIKSRRVDGLIFLRASENETIFKYLDSINFPFSIIGRPSDTKKYLWVDNDNVKSSYNITKSLLDKGHRNICFIGGSKKLNVTKNRFNGYKDALLEYNIKVKNSLVIESEFDETDTLNKLNKILEKNKIDAIVTTDDIFAIAATNLLYNLNMNNIEVTGYNNSYLRKFAKQNFLTVDINVKKLGIASCDLLIKKINKKIIRKNYTIIDTKIIY is encoded by the coding sequence ATGAGTGAAGTTACTATAAAAGATGTCGCAAAATTAGCCCGAGTTAGCAAGGCAACTGTTTCAAGAGTAGTGTCTAAAAGTCATTTAGTTAGTGATGAAACTCGTGAAAAAGTAGAACGGGCTATAGAAGAACTAAATTATATACCAAATTCTGTAGCACAGTCTTTGAGTAAAAGTAGTAGTAGAATTTTGGGAATAGTATTAAATTCAGATGATATAAACCCATTACTTAATAATACTTTTTTTGGAGAAGTCTTAAATGATATTAGTACATATTTAATAGAAAATAATTACTATAGTCTATACATACATTGTGAAAATAGTGAAAAGGAAAAAGAGTATATAGACTTTTTAATAAAAAGCAGAAGAGTAGATGGTCTAATATTTTTAAGAGCATCTGAAAACGAAACTATATTTAAATATTTAGATAGTATAAATTTTCCTTTTTCAATAATTGGAAGACCAAGTGATACTAAAAAATATTTATGGGTAGATAATGATAATGTTAAGTCTAGTTATAATATAACAAAATCGCTTTTAGATAAAGGTCATAGAAACATTTGTTTTATTGGGGGGAGCAAAAAATTAAATGTTACTAAAAATAGATTTAATGGCTATAAAGATGCTTTATTAGAGTATAACATTAAAGTTAAAAATAGTTTGGTAATAGAATCTGAATTTGATGAAACTGATACTTTAAATAAATTAAATAAAATATTAGAAAAAAATAAAATAGATGCTATCGTAACAACAGATGATATATTTGCAATAGCAGCAACTAATCTACTATATAACTTAAATATGAATAATATAGAAGTTACAGGTTATAATAATTCATATTTAAGGAAATTTGCTAAACAAAATTTTTTAACAGTAGATATAAATGTAAAAAAATTAGGAATAGCATCTTGTGATTTACTAATAAAGAAAATTAATAAAAAAATTATTAGAAAAAATTATACTATAATAGATACTAAAATTATATATTAA